From a single Meles meles chromosome 21, mMelMel3.1 paternal haplotype, whole genome shotgun sequence genomic region:
- the LOC123934156 gene encoding LOW QUALITY PROTEIN: NXPE family member 3-like (The sequence of the model RefSeq protein was modified relative to this genomic sequence to represent the inferred CDS: deleted 1 base in 1 codon): MSARFFLFQTPHPACKSSASLLQELSDLIHLLHWPPTPGDGGNLLSPTSPQTSTYHLRAPPQASYTLGGYLEAILVARDHQGRPKTHGGDLFWAQLLGPYLKAGVPGDIQDLENGTYLLTFPLLWTGQVQAQVRLIHSSEAVGVLQGIWRDQWATVDFMGYFRGPTGHEEIVTCNVNPLLTGEEESTCHYRDEDTGELWFCARPPTLPCDSLVGHSSGHYWNVTTPHEEALLAWNVTDRVLPQGVSPIWVAKESNKSLVVSPRHPCRPGIPGPRPSGFYHRAVWHSPSCSGRCFSTAASLLGCLAGRIVHMMGDSTLRQWREYLRDTVPSLKPVDLHVPYHPGPLTAAETTRGIVLHWRAHSWPPRSLRTPVASRHSVVRELGDLAGGPHTVVVLGLGAHFTTFPPSVFVQRLAGVRAAGAALAAREPRTLVVTKLANASYKSVYGGDWFTLQVNRLLRAAFADLRVAFVDAWEMTSSLGLPDRIHPGRLIVRNEVNFFLSFVCPT, from the exons ATGTCTGCCCGTTTCTTCCTCTTCCAGACA CCCCACCCAGCCTGCAAgtcttctgcctctctcctccaggAGCTCTCGGACCTGATCCATCTTCTGCACTGGCCTCCTACCCCAGGAGATGGGGGGAACCTTTTGTCCCCTACCAGTCCCCAGACCTCCACTTACCACCTGAGGGCACCTCCCCAGGCCAGCTACACCCTGGGCGGCTACCTGGAGGCCATTCTTGTCGCCAGAGACCACCAGGGCAGGCCCAAGACCCATGGTGGGGATCTGTTTTGGGCACAGCTCCTGGGTCCCTACCTGAAGGCAGGAGTCCCTGGAGATATCCAGGATCTGGAGAATGGCACCTACCTGCTGACCTTTCCCCTGCTCTGGACTGGACAGGTCCAGGCGCAAGTGCGGCTGATCCACTCCAGCGAGGCCGTTGGGGTCCTGCAGGGAATCTGGAGAGACCAGTGGGCCACGGTCGATTTCATGGGCTATTTTCGAGGACCCACAGGACATGAAGAAATTGTGACTTGCAATGTGAACCCCCTGCTAACTGGGGAAGAAGAGTCCACCTGTCACTATAGGGATGAAGATACTGGTGAGCTCTGGTTCTGTGCTCGgcctcccaccctgccctgcgACTCACTGGTGGGCCATTCAAGTGGTCATTATTGGAATGTGACCACACCACACGAGGAGGCCCTGCTGGCATG GAATGTGACAGACAGGGTCCTTCCTCAGGGCGTTTCTCCAATCTGGGTGGCCAAGGAGAGCAACAAGAGTCTGG TCGTGTCCCCTCGACACCCGTGCCGCCCTGGGATCCCGGGCCCGAGGCCCTCTGGCTTCTACCACCGAGCTGTGTGGCACTCACCGTCCTGCTCTGGCCGCTGCTTCTCCACCGCTGCCAGCCTcctgggctgcctggctggccGCATCGTCCACATGATGGGGGACTCCACGCTTCGGCAGTGGCGGGAGTACCTGCGGGACACCGTGCCCT CTCTGAAGCCTGTGGATCTACACGTCCCGTATCACCCGGGGCCCCTGACGGCAGCGGAGACCACTCGGGGCATCGTGCTGCACTGGCGGGCCCACAGCTGGCCCCCGCGCTCCCTGCGCACACCAGTGGCCTCCCGGCACTCTGTGGTGCGGGAACTGGGGGACCTGGCCGGGGGCCCCCACACCGTGGTGGTGCTGGGCCTGGGCGCCCACTTCACCACGTTTCCCCCGTCCGTCTTTGTGCAACGTCTCGCAGGGGTcagggcggcg ggggcggcgcTGGCGGCCCGGGAGCCCCGCACTCTCGTAGTCACCAAGCTGGCCAACGCCAGCTACAAGTCCGTGTATGGCGGTGACTGGTTCACGCTCCAGGTGAACCGGCTTCTCCGAGCTGCCTTTGCGGACCTCCGTGTGGCCTTTGTGGACGCCTGGGAGATGACCTCCAGTCTGGGCCTGCCCGACAGGATCCACCCGGGCCGGCTTATCGTCCGCAATGAAGTCAACTTCTTCCTGTCCTTCGTTTGCCCCACGTGA